GTTTGTTATGATCAGAATAGTGAATGTGGATTTTGTAGTTCATAAGAATTGAAATTGATTATTTAAGAATGGAAATTGAACTGTTAGAATCAAACCATGCTCTTAGATGTTTGTTGAGAAAGTACAGAAAGAAAGAGACGCCATTGAATGCGTGAGTATTTGTCTGTGTGTTTTTGGTTTGTATGTTTGGACTTGTTTTGAAGGTATTATTTTTGTTATATATGACATTGTTTAAGGGGATGATGGAGCAGAATCTTAGCAGGTTCAATTGCCGGTTTGTCTATTTTAGCATTAGATGATTCGGGTATGAAAAAATGTATTTGATAACCTCAAAAAATAAATAAATTTGTTAAAGTGAATGTTAAAAATGATATATTTATTGAAATGACGAAAATATCTTTAATATTTAACGGTGTTAATGGTTAGGGTATCAAAAATTCAAAATGCTAACGGAATAAAACTTCGGGTATGAAAATGTAAGTTTTTGATAGTTAGGAATGAAAATAACATTATAGTTCGGGTGGTGTTTTGTAATTAATCATTTGGTTAATTGAAAACATTATTGTTCAATTGTTTGGCCGCTACTAGAGGTACTCTGGCTTAGGAGGAAAAGAGATCGTTGGTTGGTAAGCCTAGTTTGTTCATCTGCAGTGTATATAGATATGGAGACCACGTATAATTTGTCATGTTTATGAGTTGCATTACTACGAAGATAACTGTAAACTTAGTTCTTTACAGTTTCGTTTTGATGGGATTGAACTCAAACTTAGATCTCATCCAACAATATGATGAACATACTAGACCAATAGTTAGTTGTTCGTTCACTTTCCTTGCAAATACACTACTGCATCTCTACAAGTTTTCCATCCCCACATCATTGCAATTAGACAAAAATGGCATCTTTATACCCTACCGTCTTGAGTTTGAAATGTTGGGAAAGAAGTAGCTGCCCAATACAAGGCCGATAGATAATTGGTTATCTTAGAATTTGACTTTCCCACCTCTCATGTGATTTGCTGAAATAGCAACAAAAAGAAGACAATATTTATCGAGGTTCGGCAAATATGCCTACATCCTCAGGGCAGCAGCAATACTTTTTTTCACTATACTAAATAATGGGATTACAAGAACACTCACTCTAGACTAACTAAAGTGGTAACACACCTCTCTCTCTCTCAAGAGGAATTTTCTTCTCACAAAACTCTCAAGACAGAGGATATGATATACTTGAAGACAAATGGTTTTATGTGAGCTTGGGATTGGGATTTGTTGTTGGTTTCTGAACTGTACTTGGGTTCTTTGCTGGTAAACATGTCATGGAGCTCTGCTTTCTCACGATTTCAGAATCGCCTTGTGCTTAAAATTTGTGATTTAATTGTTGAATATGTGTAGCCAGCTTGTGTTTGTGGATTTTGTTTTCTCTGTCTCGTTTGGACCCTTGTCTGTTGTTCTCTTCTCTGCTAGTTGACGCAATGAAAGTTCTATTCCAGTTGTTATTCTACTTTTTTCTTGTTTCAAACTCTTGAAATTTTAAACCTTGCTTCACAGACAAGTCATGCAAGACTGCTGCAGAAATATGTGTTTGTTCCAATTGAAAATCTGTGTTTATATTAGAATTCCCATACCATTTTTATGTACAAGTTCAAATTCGATAAGCATTATTCTTTGGTTGCTTCCGCTTCAAACTTCATGATGTATTAATTCGACAAAAATATTGTAGTTTTGTAGGTATTGCCAGTGCAGTAGAAAAGAGCAGGACCCCCATCGTTTACCGAAGCTTTGCTGCTCAAAAGGGTTCAATTCAAAACCTTATATAGTGGATTATTGTTCTTGTCATTTTCGTTTTAGTCATACTGGATTAACCAAAGTTTTTTTTTATATTTTGATTCTTTTTATTTCATTGGGATTCAATTATTAGCAATTAGGAGCCCTATGGGAATCTCCATAGTCTCACCAATCTGATAGTGGCGCCGAGCTAGCTGTTTAGAGAGAACCTACCATGTCGAAACTGGTAGTCTTTAACTATCAAGAGCTAGTTGATACTTTGACAGTGGCCAATTCGTTGTCAAATGGCCTCTAAATTGTTTTTCTGATCCCTTTAGCACCTTCTCCTGCTTCCTCTCTTATTACCTCTGCTTGATTGCTGGCAGACCTGTGATTACATCAACAATGTCTGCCCCATTATCACTGGCACTGACAAGTATCGAACTAGAATTTACCTTAATTAGCAAAAGTCTTGGTCTTTTTTGTAGTTAACTGTTGTAATAGTAATTAAACACCCCGAAAATTTCTATGCATAGCACATTACCAACTTCTATCACACAACTTGATGTGGAGATCCATGAAAATTGCCTTACTTCTCAGATCTTCACTATTGCAAGTATTACAGGTTCTTGCAATTGAAAAGATGAGGATTTTTCTTAATCGGAGTTCATCCAGAAGCTAATGACATCTTATATTCCAGAGGTTGAACAGGTCAATTGTTCAAGCCCAAAGCTTTCTCAGTCAAATATGGATCACTTATTCTCGTTAGATGAGACAGACACGCACCTGATACCAATAATGAAACTTCTTACCTACCTAGCTGACCTGTCTTATTTGTCAAAATCCTTGTCTAAAGGATTAATTATAAAAGACCCCCTGAATTATGGGGTCATTTTCGTTTACATGCCTAACTTTAAAAATCTTACGATTTCATACCCCAATTTTTATTCCGTTAACAATCTTATACCTTCATCAGTTAACTGATGACGTGGCATAATTTAGCCTCATTTCAGTCATTTGGTTAGATTTTACAATCTCTTCCGAGGGCATTTTCGTCCATTTCATTTATGGAATGTCAGAAAATGAAATTGAGGACATAAAGAGGGGACCTCTTGCGCTCAAGTCTCAATGTTTCCCACTGCGATTTTTTTTTCCGTTGTTCCCAGCGCGCCATCTCCCTCACCGGCGCCCAACTCCTCTGCAACCTATGCCGCCGTGGCATTAAGGCTCTGCCGCTCAGCCCATCACCGGCCGATCAGCCCAGGCTTCCGGTGCCTCTACTCCGCCCAGCGCCGCTCACGTCCATCCTCTGCCCCGACCCGGAACCCAGAACCACAGCGTCGTCCCTCTCCATGACGACGAACCAGAGAAGCGCCCTGACGCCGCCCCACGATCGGATCTGGAACCCATCTCCGCCTCCCCGATCAACTCCAAACCGGCGCGCCTCCACCCCAAGGCATCTGCGTCTCTACAGCCTAGCCTCGATCAGGCAGCACCTCGACAGTGACAAGATCCGCGCCCCCCGCAATCCGTGGGCTCCGCCCTCGCCCGACGCCGATTAGCCTGCGCCACCCACGCTCGACCCAGCTCTCGTTCTACCCAACCCGGATCTCGTCGCAACCCGACGCGGAGAAAAGAAAAATGGGATCACCGGTGTTTAGAGGAATTGAACTGATGGTCACAAATACCCTTGAAAGAAACCCAAATCTTTGCCACATCAGCACTTAACTGAGATATCTAACACCGTTGGAGACAAAGGTATGAAATTGTAATTGAAACAAAACTTAGGTATGAAATCGTAAGATTTTCATAGTTAGGTATGTAAACGATAGTGACCTTATAATTCGGGGAGTCTTTTGTAATTAATCCTTGTCTAAATTTAGCTCAGAAGTCACCCTGGACTTGTATGTAGTAGCAATCTGGATCCTGCTAGACTGCTACTATATGTAACACTCTAGACGGCTCTGGCCGCCCATACACATCACCAACTTCATACAACTCTTATGGGAAGTTCCATGAGAGCTGTCTTACTTCTCAGGTTCCTAACTTTTGCAACCATTGCTTCTAGTATTGGTTCATGCATCGGAAACCTGGTTGTGCCTGCTTGTAGAGAAAGTGAAAAACAAGCGCTTCTCATTTTCAAGCAAGATCTTACTGATCCCTCCAACCGCCTTTCAACATGGGTTTCTGAAGAAGATTCTGACTGCTGCCGTTGGGCTGGAGTTGTCTGTGATAACTCAACTGGTCACATCCATGAGCTGCATCTTGATTCAGATTGGGGCGATTCCAATGCCTTCGGTGGTAAGCTAAATCCTTCCCTGCTCAATTTAACACATCTTACCCGCTTGAATCTAAGGTACAATGATTTTCAAGGAACACAGATTCCTAGCTTTTTTGGTTCTCTTGAAAGTTTAACTCATCTTGACCTTTCACAAGCAAGCTTTGGAGGAATGATACCTGAGTCATTGTCTGGTTTGAACTATCTTGAATCTCTAATTCTTATGGGAAATGATTTTGGAGGGGAAGTCCCAGAGTCATTGGGAAATCTCTGTAACTTGATAGAGCTCGATCTATCGGTTAACAATTTCAATGGAAATGGATCAGAATTCCTTGAACGTTTGGCTGCATGTAGTTCACATCATATCGAATCACTTCGGTTAAATAGTAACAATTTTTCTGGTCATTTAACATCCCAAATAGGAAACATAACAAGTTTAAGCTTGCTTGATCTTGGTTACAATCAGTTTGATGGAGTTCTGCCAGAAAGCATTGGCCAACTCAAAAGGCTAACCCAATTGGTTATACATCATAATTCATTTCAAGGTGTAGTGTCTGAAGTTCATTTCACTCATCTTACAAGACTCGAACAATTTGAAGCAAGAGGAAACTCATTGACTCTAGAAACTCCTCGAGATTGGATTCCTCCTTTCCAACTTAGAGGAATGTTCTTAGATTACTGGCATCTTGCACCTGAATTTCCGATGTGGCTTCAGACACAAAGGCAATTAGACTTCTTAAGCCTATCCAGTACAGGAATTTCAGGTACCATTCCGAATTGGTTTTGGAACTCATCTTCCCAGCTAAGTTACCTAAACCTTTCAAACAATCACTTGCATGGGAATATTGAAAATATATCTGCAGAGGGGTTAGCTGTAGTAGACCTAAGCAGTAACCAGTTTCAGGGTTCATTACCACTAGTCTCATCTACCTTGGATATACTGGATCTTTCCAATTCTTCCTTTTCCGGATCTGTCTTTCACTTCTTTTGTGATAAGATACCACATCAACTTACTCGTCTCTATATTGGGAACAATCTTCTTACCGGAAAGATTCCTGATTGTTTTAGGAATTGGGAAGAGTTGGTGGTCTTGGAGTTAGAGAACAACAATTTAAGTGGGAACATACCAAGCTCCATAGGGAACTTGGTCTGGCTTCGATTACTGAACCTGCGGAACAATAATCTGTCCGGAGAACTACCTCTATCCATGCAGAACTGTTCTGATTTGATAGTCGCTGACCTTCGAGGCAATGCACTTGTGGGGAGCCTACCCTCATGGATAGGGAAATGTCTTTTGAAATTGAAAATTCTCAACCTTCGTTTAAATAATCTTCGAGGAGCCATTCCTGATGAACTTTGTAATCTCAAAGATCTCCAAATCTTGGACCTTGCACATAACAATATCTCGGGAACATTACCAAGATGCTTCAACAATTTCAGTGCAATGGTAGACTCGTCAGACTTAAATGGTGTAGTTGTCCCATTTGAATTTGCTTATGGTTCAGTCCTCCAAAGGAACATAGATATTATGTTTTTGGTGACAAAAGGGAGAGAAGCAGAATACGGCAACATTCTCGGATTGCTAACAAGCATGGACCTTTCAGCCAACACTATATCTGGGGAGATCCCTGAGGAAATAACCAGTCTCATCAGCTTGCAAAACCTGAATGTATCTGGTAATCTTCTCACAGGTAGAATCCCTTCAAAGATCGGATATATGGGACGACTAGAATCTCTAGATTTGTCTATGAACAAACTTTCTGGTGAAATTCCAGCAAGCATGACAAGAATGACATTTCTGAGTCACTTGAACTTGTCCCACAACAATCTGACAGGACGGATTCCAGAAAGTACTCAGCTTCAGAGCCTTGATCAGTCCGGCTTTCTTGGCAATGAACTCTGTGGAGCTCCTCTCATCAAGAATTGTAGTGCAAGCAATGTGATACCACCAACACTTGAGCAAGAGAGAGGATATGATTTACTTGAAGACAAGTGGTTCTACCTGAGCTTGGGGTTGGGATTCCTGGTTGGTTTCTGGGGTATATTTGGTTCACTGCTTGTAAACCTGCCCTGGAGCTCTATTTTTGCAAGATTGCTCAATAGCATTGTGATCAAACTTCATGCTGTAATTGTTTGAATGTTTCGAACATTCAGAATTCATTTCTCCAACTCCACCATAAATTTAAGTACTTGATTGCTTTTGGTAGGTTATTCTGTATTATAAGCCACAAAGTCATATTTCTGTTCTACTGATTCCTTCGCTACATAGTTTACAGCAGATAAAATTGCTGGACTATAACTACTTCAATGATGAAATCACAAGAAATATAGAAAAATAATAACGAACTCTGAGGCCATGTACTCTTAGAATGATCAGATTATAGCTACTGTTCTTTTGCTAATCCATAATAGCATTGTGCTTAGCTTATACTTATGATATAACAAACTTTTAGGCCTAAGACTCTTAGAATTAGCCGGATTATAGCTACACGTACTTAATCAAACCTCTTTTGGTTCTGGTATCTCTATAAAATTGTTACTGTCAACTGAAATGTCATCATTGTATTTTTCATGTTTTGTGTGAACATCAAGAGAAAAGAATGCACCAGTTCATGTTTTGTCCAATTCAAATTATATTTCATACATTGATTTATGTATATATTATTTTTTATGTACTAGGCACAAACGAGGAGAAGGGGAGGAAGTTTGATGAATTTTAACCAGAAGCAAGCATGGCTAATGAGATCATATATTCCAGAGGCAGAACTGGTCAGTGATTGAATTCCAAACAGTCTTTAGTCTAACGTGGAATTCTTTTTTCTTGTTGATGTGGAAACATGTCGCTCACTCACTCACAATCATACTTCTTAAGTTTCTATCACTTTATTTTGTGAAATTGTCAATACTTAAGGGCTTAAATAACATTCCCAGGATATAAATATTTGATAGTGTAAAAGGATTATGAGTTTAAAATGATATAAGTCAGTCACCCTCATTCTTAAGTACGATGGTTCTCTGTTATTTCTTCCCCTTGAGTCCTGCCAAACTTGTTACTAAAAATCAACAATGTCTGCCCCATTATATCATTCACCATTGACTCTGAAAAGTATCAAACTAGAATTGGACCATAGCAGAAGTTTTCTTTTTTTTTTGGTTTTTTTTTTTTTTTTTTTTTTTTTTTTTTTTTTTTGGGTTAAGATTAGTCTCCAGTTGGACCTTGCTAGCTTGTAGTATACATAGAACATTAGACGTCTCTGCTTCACACATTACCCAACTTCAATCATAAAACTTGATGGAGAGATCCATGAGAATAGTCTTACTTCTCAGGCTCTTCACTATTGCAACCCTTACAATCAGTATGGGTTCTTGCAATGGAAACCTGGCTGTGCTTTGTAAAGAAAGTGAAAGAGATGCCCTTTTGAAGTTCAGGCAAGACCTCAAGGACCCTGCAAATCGGCTTCTATCGTGGGGCGGTGGAGGAGACTGTTGCAAATGGACTGGAGTGGTCTGTGATAACATAACCGGCCATATCCTTGAGCTCCATCTCAGTAAGCCTGATTCTGTTTGGGTGGAAGTCAACCCTATGTTGGGCGGTAAGATAAATCCTTCCTTGCTCATCTTAAAGCATCTGAGATACTTAGACCTTAGTAAAAATGATTTTCAAGGAATTCAGATTCCTGCATTCTTGGGTTCTCTTAAAAGTTTAAGATATCTTAACCTCTCCTACGCTGGGTTCGAGGGAACAATCCCTCATCAACTAGGAAATCTCTCCAGTCTACGCGACCTACGTCTCGATAATTATAATGGTGTGAATATAGTTGAGAGCCTTCACTGGATATCTGGTCTTTCTCAGTTGGAATACCTGGACATGAGTCGTGTAAATCTTAGCAAAGCATCAGATCATTGGTTGCAAGTCACAAACATGCTCCCCTCTTTGGTAGAGTTGCATTTGTCCCAATGTGGACTTGTTAATATTCCACCTCTACCTATCACAAATTTCACTTCACTTGCCATCCTTGATCTTTCTCTCAATTCCTTCAACTCTTTGATCCCCAGGTGGTTTTTAAGTCTTCGAAATCTAGCTTCTCTTGATCTTTTTGGATGTGGTTTCCAAGGTCCTATTCCTGGCAGTCCTCACAATATCACATCTCTTAGGGAAATTGATTTGTCACAGAATAGTCTCACACTTCCAATACCTGAGTGGCTGTTTAACCACAGGGAACTCACTCTTTTGAGACTAGGATACAATCAATTTGGAGGGCCGTTTCCCGGTGGTATTGTGAATATGACTGGTCTTAAAACTCTTCATCTGGAATCGAACAATTTCCATTCTTCCATACCTAAATGGTTGTATAGCCTTAAAAATCTTGAATCCATACGTCTTTCCTCCAATAAGTTGGATGGTGAAATTCCGAGTGACATTGGAAACTTGACATCCATTGCTGAGCTAAACTTAGATGATAATATGTTGAAAGGGAAGATCCCAAACACATTGGGATATCTTCGTGAGTTGATTTCCCTTGATCTGTCCTCAAACAACTTTAATGGAAATGTATCAGAATTCTTTGAGAGTTCACATCAAATCGACTATCTGTCACTGAAACATAATAATTTTTCAGGTCATTTGACTGAGCAGATAGGAAAGTGTAAGAATCTAAGCTACCTTGATCTTTCTTTTAATTCAATATCAGGTCCAATTCCAGTGTCCATAGGAAATCTGTCATCCATGATGAACTTAGACATTTCTCACAATCAGTTCAATGGAACTCTTCCAGAAAGTATAGGGCAACTCAAAATGATAACAGAATTGGAAATTTCTTATAATTCATTAGAAGGTGTAGTGTCAGAAGTTCATTTTGCTCATCTTGCAAGCTTGGAGTTCTTCAATGCTAATGCAAACTCCTTGACTCTGAAAACTCGTCGAGGCTGGTTTCCTCCTTTTAGTCTTCAGAGGTTGGTCCTAGATTATTGGCATATAGGACCTGAATTTCCCTTGTGGCTTCAAAGACAGACTAGATTGCAGTTTTTAAGCCTATCCAACACAGGAATTTCAGATACCATTCCGACTTGGTTTTGGAACTTTTCTTCCCAATTATATTACATGAATCTCTCACAGAATCAATTGTATGGAGAGATTCAAAATATAGATGCTGCACAAGGGTCAACAGTTGACCTTAGTTTTAACCAGTTCAATGGTTCATTACCCCTAGTCTCCTCAGCAATGGATTTACTGGATCTCTCCAATTCATCTTTTTCTGGTTCTGTCTTCCATTTCTTTTGTGATAAGATCGATATACCAAAGCGAGTTTCATATCTGCTTCTTGGAAACAATCTTCTCAGTGGAAACATTCCTGATTGTTGGAAGAACTGGAGATTTTTGGAAGTGCTGAATTTAGAGAACAACAATTTATCTGGAAACATTTCGAGCTCCTTGGGTTCCTTGAACCTCCGATCATTGCACCTGCGCAATAATTCTCTATCTGGAGAGTTACCTCCATCTCTGATGTATTCCATGAATATGAGGGTTCTTGACCTTGGTGAAAATAAGTTTGTGGGAAGCTTACCAGCAGCAATGATAGAAAATGGCTATTCAAGTTTGGTGGTTCTTAACCTTCGTTCGAATAAGCTACATGGAGACATTCCTGATGAACTCTGTGCTCTCAATAACCTCCAAATCTTGGACCTTGCCGATAACAATCTCTCAGGTACAATACCAAGATGCTTTCAGAATTTCAGCGCCATGGTCGTAGTGCCAGTATCAGATGGTTCCATTGAATGGTTTGATATTGTCGATTATGGAAGGTACATTGATAGCTCATTCCTAGTGACAAAAGG
Above is a window of Fragaria vesca subsp. vesca linkage group LG7, FraVesHawaii_1.0, whole genome shotgun sequence DNA encoding:
- the LOC101291672 gene encoding LRR receptor-like serine/threonine-protein kinase GSO1-like; its protein translation is MGSSMRAVLLLRFLTFATIASSIGSCIGNLVVPACRESEKQALLIFKQDLTDPSNRLSTWVSEEDSDCCRWAGVVCDNSTGHIHELHLDSDWGDSNAFGGKLNPSLLNLTHLTRLNLRYNDFQGTQIPSFFGSLESLTHLDLSQASFGGMIPESLSGLNYLESLILMGNDFGGEVPESLGNLCNLIELDLSVNNFNGNGSEFLERLAACSSHHIESLRLNSNNFSGHLTSQIGNITSLSLLDLGYNQFDGVLPESIGQLKRLTQLVIHHNSFQGVVSEVHFTHLTRLEQFEARGNSLTLETPRDWIPPFQLRGMFLDYWHLAPEFPMWLQTQRQLDFLSLSSTGISGTIPNWFWNSSSQLSYLNLSNNHLHGNIENISAEGLAVVDLSSNQFQGSLPLVSSTLDILDLSNSSFSGSVFHFFCDKIPHQLTRLYIGNNLLTGKIPDCFRNWEELVVLELENNNLSGNIPSSIGNLVWLRLLNLRNNNLSGELPLSMQNCSDLIVADLRGNALVGSLPSWIGKCLLKLKILNLRLNNLRGAIPDELCNLKDLQILDLAHNNISGTLPRCFNNFSAMVDSSDLNGVVVPFEFAYGSVLQRNIDIMFLVTKGREAEYGNILGLLTSMDLSANTISGEIPEEITSLISLQNLNVSGNLLTGRIPSKIGYMGRLESLDLSMNKLSGEIPASMTRMTFLSHLNLSHNNLTGRIPESTQLQSLDQSGFLGNELCGAPLIKNCSASNVIPPTLEQERGYDLLEDKWFYLSLGLGFLVGFWGIFGSLLVNLPWSSIFARLLNSIVIKLHAVIV